From Cellulomonas dongxiuzhuiae, the proteins below share one genomic window:
- a CDS encoding NUDIX domain-containing protein: protein MPLVDVPCERDVVEHRLLHDGRVWDLVSDTVRLDDGEVVREYVDHPGAVAVIALDDDDRVLLLSQYRHPVRHVLWEPSAGLLDVENEDLVAAAARELAEEADLVAGRWWRLVEYFSSPGGSDERITVFLARDLTPVPDDERYERGEEEAAMVPVWVPLDDAVAGVLAGRLHSPTTVTGVLAAAAARAAGWANLTEVTPA from the coding sequence GTGCCGCTCGTCGACGTCCCGTGCGAGCGGGACGTCGTGGAGCACCGACTGCTGCACGACGGGCGGGTGTGGGACCTGGTGTCCGACACGGTGCGTCTCGACGACGGCGAGGTCGTGCGTGAGTACGTCGACCACCCCGGGGCCGTCGCGGTGATCGCGCTCGACGACGACGACCGCGTGCTGCTGCTCTCGCAGTACCGGCACCCGGTGCGGCACGTCCTGTGGGAGCCGTCGGCCGGGCTGCTCGACGTCGAGAACGAGGACCTCGTCGCTGCCGCGGCACGCGAGCTCGCCGAGGAGGCCGACCTCGTCGCCGGCCGGTGGTGGCGCCTCGTGGAGTACTTCAGCTCGCCCGGTGGCTCGGACGAGCGCATCACGGTGTTCCTCGCGCGCGACCTCACGCCCGTGCCGGACGACGAGCGGTACGAGCGCGGCGAGGAGGAGGCGGCGATGGTGCCCGTGTGGGTGCCGCTCGACGACGCCGTGGCCGGCGTCCTGGCGGGGCGCCTGCACAGCCCGACCACCGTGACGGGCGTGCTCGCCGCGGCAGCCGCACGCGCGGCCGGCTGGGCCAACCTCACCGAGGTCACGCCTGCCTGA